The Echinicola rosea genome has a segment encoding these proteins:
- a CDS encoding TolC family protein — MKRVKKKSFDRIIISKLPVVIMMSAMIGLSSLAHGQNLTDYLQIAAENHPGIQAAYSRYTASLERIPQVGSLPDPELSFGIYLKDMATLMGDQKLNASLMQRFPWFGTLQVGKDEASLMAKANFQEFEAEKHALFYEVKTGYYQLYLLHHHEMVANKNLQLLQRMEELALNKFKGGTPGKAGKMTDVLRIQSELKALEARIAELEDAHAVAQVQFNLLLNRPKDTPIHMDASFWEEELLLDKEVVLDSILAANPQVKKLEWEGQAYQKKGEAAKLKGLPSFGVGINYMINSPRQPEGAIESPMGYTPGGMGHNMIMPMVSVSVPIFRGKYKSARQESAYYRQASALAKENLDNRLKSSWEEQYRLIREAKRNVKLYEEQVMLLQRTLDLMIADYSSAAGNFEELLTVQRQLLDFEMKTAEETFKKLQAFAQLESLMAKGISL, encoded by the coding sequence ATGAAAAGGGTAAAGAAAAAAAGTTTCGATAGGATCATCATCAGTAAATTACCTGTTGTGATCATGATGTCAGCCATGATAGGTTTGTCATCTTTGGCCCATGGCCAAAATTTAACGGACTATTTACAAATAGCAGCAGAAAACCATCCGGGAATCCAGGCAGCATATAGCCGATATACGGCTAGTTTGGAGCGAATTCCCCAAGTGGGGAGTTTGCCGGATCCTGAATTGAGTTTTGGTATTTACTTAAAGGACATGGCTACGCTGATGGGTGACCAAAAACTCAATGCCTCCTTGATGCAGCGGTTTCCTTGGTTTGGTACGCTCCAAGTTGGAAAGGATGAGGCCAGTTTAATGGCCAAAGCCAATTTTCAGGAATTTGAAGCGGAAAAACATGCGTTGTTTTATGAAGTAAAAACAGGCTATTATCAGCTCTATTTACTTCACCATCACGAGATGGTCGCCAATAAGAACCTCCAGCTGCTGCAGCGAATGGAAGAATTGGCGCTGAACAAGTTTAAAGGAGGTACTCCGGGCAAGGCTGGGAAAATGACTGATGTGCTCCGCATACAAAGTGAGCTAAAAGCATTGGAAGCGCGTATTGCAGAGTTGGAGGACGCTCATGCGGTGGCCCAGGTGCAGTTTAACCTATTGCTGAACAGGCCTAAAGATACGCCGATCCATATGGACGCTTCTTTTTGGGAAGAGGAGTTATTGCTGGATAAGGAGGTGGTGTTGGACAGTATTTTGGCGGCAAACCCCCAAGTAAAGAAGCTGGAATGGGAGGGGCAGGCCTACCAGAAAAAGGGAGAAGCGGCTAAGCTAAAGGGGCTTCCCAGTTTTGGAGTGGGAATCAACTACATGATCAACAGCCCACGTCAGCCCGAAGGAGCCATAGAGAGCCCGATGGGCTATACTCCAGGAGGAATGGGCCACAATATGATCATGCCGATGGTTTCGGTTTCGGTACCGATTTTTCGTGGAAAATATAAAAGTGCACGGCAAGAGTCGGCCTATTACCGGCAAGCTTCAGCTCTGGCTAAGGAAAATTTGGACAATAGGCTGAAATCTTCGTGGGAAGAACAATATCGGCTGATCCGGGAAGCAAAAAGGAATGTGAAGCTATATGAGGAGCAAGTAATGCTGCTTCAAAGAACACTGGATCTGATGATTGCGGATTATAGTAGTGCTGCGGGGAATTTTGAAGAACTGCTCACTGTCCAGCGGCAACTGTTGGATTTTGAAATGAAAACAGCAGAGGAAACATTTAAGAAGCTCCAGGCTTTTGCACAATTAGAATCATTAATGGCCAAAGGAATATCACTATGA
- a CDS encoding efflux RND transporter periplasmic adaptor subunit codes for MRARKQLIFIVLGAFVSGGIIGWALSSNEPKAEEPRGHDHSGETIYTCSMHPQIKQEEPGSCPICGMDLVPLSSVSDTESANPYVMTMTPEAVALANIATSTVKTGGAAGDGVSLSGAIEADERKVTTVSANFGGRVDALFVAFTGQEVKQGQRLARIYSPDLITAHRELVEAKKAKEISPKLYEAAKQKLKQWQLTDAQITAMEQEDDYQPHFDIYATTAGVVTERKVASGDYVSRGQVLFEITNLSKVWVMLDAYEQNVGKIDTGDEIKFTVNALPSEEFTATVTFIDPVISQDSRSAKVRAEVRNTAGKLKPGMFVTATVAADRQTKAGMLVPRSSILWTGKRSVVYRQVGDEEKPAFEMVQVDLGSTVGDMQEVLSGLSEGDRVVSNGVFAVDGAAQLSGKYSMMSHPEKQQITVSSHFRAVIDEVVATYLKVKNHLVEDQSAKVSAGDLFKQMEAAETVLEGTASKTWEKSRRSLMEVSSSINQTTDIQEQRDLFIRLSNEMINLLDVFGTPGDLLYKNYCPMAQSDQGAYWLSEFKEIKNPYFGGAMLSCGEIKGKYE; via the coding sequence ATGAGAGCAAGAAAACAACTTATATTTATTGTCCTTGGTGCCTTTGTGTCTGGCGGGATTATTGGCTGGGCACTGTCATCAAATGAGCCAAAAGCGGAAGAACCCAGAGGACATGATCATAGTGGAGAAACGATTTACACCTGCTCAATGCATCCGCAGATCAAGCAGGAGGAACCAGGGAGCTGTCCTATCTGCGGAATGGATTTGGTACCACTTTCTTCGGTTTCCGATACTGAGAGCGCGAATCCTTATGTGATGACCATGACCCCTGAAGCGGTGGCCTTGGCCAATATTGCGACTTCTACCGTGAAGACAGGAGGAGCGGCAGGAGATGGGGTGTCACTCAGTGGAGCCATAGAAGCAGATGAACGGAAGGTGACGACCGTTTCTGCCAATTTTGGTGGTCGAGTGGATGCGTTGTTCGTGGCTTTTACAGGCCAGGAAGTGAAGCAAGGCCAGCGATTGGCCCGTATTTACTCCCCGGACCTGATCACTGCCCATCGAGAGCTGGTGGAAGCAAAAAAGGCAAAGGAAATCAGTCCGAAGCTCTATGAGGCCGCAAAGCAAAAGCTGAAGCAATGGCAATTGACAGATGCCCAAATCACTGCGATGGAGCAAGAGGATGATTATCAGCCTCATTTTGATATTTATGCCACGACTGCTGGGGTGGTGACCGAAAGGAAAGTAGCATCCGGGGATTATGTGAGTCGCGGGCAGGTGCTTTTTGAAATCACCAACTTGAGCAAAGTGTGGGTCATGCTCGACGCTTATGAACAAAATGTGGGCAAGATCGATACCGGTGATGAGATCAAGTTTACCGTAAATGCGTTGCCGAGCGAAGAATTTACCGCCACGGTAACCTTTATCGATCCGGTCATTTCGCAGGACAGCAGAAGCGCAAAGGTAAGGGCAGAAGTGCGCAATACGGCGGGGAAGCTCAAACCCGGTATGTTTGTCACGGCGACTGTCGCAGCGGACCGGCAAACAAAGGCGGGGATGCTTGTGCCAAGGTCCTCGATCCTGTGGACAGGAAAACGCTCTGTGGTCTATCGGCAGGTCGGTGATGAGGAGAAGCCTGCTTTCGAGATGGTGCAAGTGGACCTTGGATCGACTGTTGGGGATATGCAAGAGGTGCTGTCAGGACTTTCAGAGGGAGATCGTGTGGTGAGCAATGGGGTGTTTGCAGTGGACGGGGCGGCACAGCTGAGCGGCAAATACAGTATGATGTCACATCCTGAGAAACAGCAGATTACGGTTTCTTCGCATTTTAGAGCAGTGATAGACGAGGTAGTGGCCACTTATCTAAAGGTCAAAAACCACCTCGTGGAAGATCAATCAGCAAAAGTTTCAGCAGGCGATTTGTTTAAGCAAATGGAAGCAGCAGAGACAGTTCTTGAGGGGACGGCATCCAAGACTTGGGAAAAAAGCAGGCGATCTTTAATGGAGGTCTCCTCTTCGATCAACCAAACTACCGATATTCAAGAGCAACGGGATCTGTTCATTCGTCTTTCCAATGAAATGATCAATTTGCTGGATGTATTTGGGACACCGGGAGATTTGCTCTATAAAAATTATTGTCCTATGGCCCAAAGTGATCAAGGGGCTTATTGGCTCAGTGAATTTAAAGAAATCAAAAACCCCTACTTCGGAGGCGCTATGCTTTCTTGCGGGGAAATAAAAGGGAAATATGAATAG
- a CDS encoding DUF3347 domain-containing protein has translation MKKFRVVGTSLMLAMILAASCNSKKQEGTHEHDHAMETSEQASKSVESGAILAFKDDESAKVFHHYLTVKNALVEGDAAAASEGAKKLLAVDGFQGQEAAKKIEAASDIAVQRDAFVALSASVEQLVASQVSSGAVYKQYCPMAFEGKGGYWLSDQEAIRNPYYGDKMLTCGRVDKVMGEL, from the coding sequence ATGAAAAAGTTTAGAGTAGTAGGTACATCACTGATGCTGGCCATGATTTTGGCAGCCAGCTGCAATTCGAAAAAGCAGGAAGGAACCCATGAGCATGACCATGCCATGGAAACTTCTGAACAAGCCTCGAAGTCAGTAGAAAGTGGAGCGATATTGGCATTTAAGGATGACGAAAGTGCCAAGGTTTTCCATCATTATCTTACCGTAAAAAATGCGTTGGTAGAAGGAGATGCCGCTGCTGCTAGCGAAGGTGCCAAGAAGTTATTGGCCGTAGATGGATTCCAAGGGCAGGAAGCGGCCAAGAAGATAGAAGCAGCTTCGGATATTGCCGTTCAGCGAGATGCTTTTGTGGCTTTAAGCGCATCAGTAGAGCAGTTGGTGGCTTCACAAGTGTCCTCGGGAGCCGTGTATAAACAGTATTGCCCTATGGCCTTTGAAGGAAAAGGAGGGTATTGGCTGTCCGATCAGGAAGCGATCAGGAACCCCTACTATGGGGATAAAATGCTGACTTGCGGTCGCGTGGACAAAGTAATGGGAGAGCTTTAA
- a CDS encoding heavy metal translocating P-type ATPase, with protein sequence MEHQDHNSNKQEEHHDHGGHHGHMLQDFKRRFWVSMILTVPVLLLSKMIQEWVGMEISFSGDKYVLFGLASTIYFYGGWPFLKGLKEEVHQRKPAMMTLIALAITVAYGYSTAVTFGLEGKGFFWELATLIDLMLLGHWIEMKSVMNASGALDELARLMPSTAHKLTEGGDTKEVKIADLEAGDRVLIKPGEKIPADGKVTEGSSHVNESMLTGESKPVKKQKDDEVVGGAINEQGSLQIEVKKVGEEAYLSRVIGMVKAAQETKSKTQNLADKAAGWLFYISLGAGLITLVVWLVLGEEFDFALERMVTVMIIACPHALGLAMPLVTAISTSLAAKNGLLIRNRTAFERARKVTMVIFDKTGTLTAGDFGVKTYKSLLEEFTDEDVLRLTAAVEQKSEHPIATGIMKKAKEEELDFSEANDYENITGEGVKASVDGRQVMVVSPGYLKKHKLEVSSEIKEEGVETLVFLLVDDSVAGYLKLADEVRDSSQTAVSALQKAGIKVLMATGDNKAAAKAVSAELGLDGYHAEVLPEDKQTIIKEAQEKGEVVVMTGDGVNDAPALAQADIGVAIGSGTDVAAETADIVLVNSDPTDLSAMIAFGKATYQKMIQNLFWATAYNAIALPLATGFIPKLMVSPALGAVLMSLSTIVVAVNAQLLKKKLKGD encoded by the coding sequence ATGGAACATCAAGACCATAATTCTAATAAACAAGAGGAACATCATGATCATGGAGGCCATCACGGGCATATGCTCCAGGATTTTAAAAGGAGGTTCTGGGTATCGATGATTCTAACCGTGCCTGTGCTGCTTCTTTCGAAGATGATACAGGAGTGGGTTGGAATGGAGATTTCATTCTCTGGTGATAAATATGTGCTTTTTGGCTTGGCATCAACGATATATTTTTATGGAGGATGGCCATTTTTAAAAGGGCTAAAGGAAGAAGTTCACCAAAGGAAGCCCGCCATGATGACCTTGATTGCTTTGGCGATTACGGTGGCTTATGGTTATAGCACCGCTGTTACTTTCGGCTTAGAGGGTAAAGGATTTTTTTGGGAGTTGGCCACCTTGATCGACTTGATGCTGCTGGGGCACTGGATAGAGATGAAGTCTGTGATGAATGCCTCGGGTGCATTGGACGAGCTGGCAAGGTTGATGCCTTCCACTGCGCATAAACTCACCGAAGGAGGAGACACCAAAGAAGTAAAAATAGCTGATCTAGAAGCTGGAGACCGTGTTTTGATAAAACCTGGGGAAAAGATCCCGGCAGATGGTAAGGTGACCGAGGGCAGTAGCCATGTGAATGAATCGATGCTTACCGGGGAATCCAAGCCTGTCAAAAAGCAAAAGGATGATGAGGTAGTGGGCGGTGCTATCAATGAGCAAGGCTCTTTACAGATAGAGGTAAAGAAAGTCGGGGAGGAAGCCTATTTGTCCCGCGTGATCGGTATGGTGAAGGCTGCACAGGAAACCAAATCAAAAACCCAAAATCTGGCAGATAAAGCTGCTGGCTGGTTATTTTACATCTCCTTGGGAGCAGGACTGATCACATTGGTGGTTTGGTTGGTGTTGGGTGAGGAGTTTGATTTTGCACTGGAGCGGATGGTTACCGTGATGATCATTGCCTGCCCACATGCGCTTGGATTGGCCATGCCGTTGGTGACCGCTATTTCCACTTCGTTAGCTGCCAAAAACGGCTTGTTGATCCGTAATAGGACGGCTTTTGAGCGGGCCAGAAAAGTGACCATGGTGATCTTTGATAAGACAGGGACATTGACTGCGGGTGATTTCGGGGTGAAGACCTATAAGAGTCTCTTGGAGGAGTTTACTGATGAGGATGTCCTCAGGCTCACGGCGGCAGTGGAGCAGAAGTCCGAGCACCCCATCGCCACTGGTATCATGAAAAAAGCGAAGGAAGAAGAACTGGATTTCTCTGAGGCCAATGATTACGAAAATATTACCGGAGAAGGAGTCAAGGCTTCTGTGGATGGGCGACAGGTGATGGTCGTGAGTCCGGGGTACCTAAAAAAACACAAGCTGGAAGTTTCCTCGGAAATCAAAGAGGAGGGCGTAGAAACCTTGGTGTTCTTGTTGGTAGACGATAGTGTGGCGGGCTACTTAAAATTAGCGGATGAAGTCCGGGATTCCTCCCAAACAGCCGTGTCCGCCTTACAAAAAGCAGGTATCAAGGTCCTCATGGCTACTGGTGACAATAAAGCCGCCGCCAAAGCCGTCAGTGCCGAACTTGGGCTAGACGGCTATCATGCGGAAGTATTGCCTGAGGATAAACAAACCATCATTAAGGAAGCCCAAGAAAAGGGCGAAGTCGTCGTGATGACCGGAGATGGGGTGAATGATGCACCGGCATTGGCACAAGCGGACATAGGCGTGGCCATAGGTTCGGGAACCGATGTGGCGGCGGAGACAGCTGATATTGTTTTGGTAAACAGTGACCCGACAGACCTTTCCGCTATGATCGCCTTTGGCAAGGCCACCTATCAGAAGATGATCCAAAACCTATTTTGGGCCACTGCCTATAATGCCATTGCCCTCCCGCTGGCTACAGGCTTTATTCCAAAACTGATGGTTAGCCCGGCCTTGGGAGCCGTCCTGATGAGCTTAAGCACCATAGTGGTAGCGGTCAATGCTCAATTGCTGAAGAAGAAACTCAAAGGGGACTGA
- a CDS encoding acetyl-CoA hydrolase/transferase family protein, which produces MNVSFSTAEEAVKVVKSNDRVFVHGSAATPSTLLNALAQRHQELKNVEIVSITTLGEMPLTEDPYQKSFYINSLFVSANVRNAVNSSHGGYVPIFLSEIGILFRRNILPIDVAIVNVSPPDIHGYCTLGTSVDVAKPAVEMAKVVIAQINPHMPRTHGDGMVHLSKFDHVVESNDPLPEVDYSSKIGENELKIGNHIAELIEDGSTLQMGIGAIPDAVLDALHHHKDLGVHTEMFSNGIMGLMDSGALTNKYKAKHPGKVVTSFAVGNKALYDRINDNPILSFHETAYVNDTAVIRRNPKVISINSCLEMDLTGQVCADSIGTYHYSGVGGQMDFMRGAALSEGGKPIMALSATTKKGASKIVPFLRQGAGVVTTRAHMHYVVTEYGIAYLYGKNLRQRAVALMNIAAPEHREAIEASIIDRFGSVNHPTS; this is translated from the coding sequence ATGAATGTTTCATTTTCCACTGCAGAAGAAGCCGTAAAAGTAGTCAAAAGCAACGACAGGGTGTTTGTCCATGGAAGTGCTGCCACACCATCCACATTGCTCAATGCACTTGCCCAACGCCATCAAGAATTGAAAAACGTGGAAATAGTTTCCATTACCACTCTAGGAGAGATGCCCTTAACGGAAGATCCTTACCAAAAGAGCTTTTATATTAACTCCCTCTTTGTCTCCGCCAATGTGCGAAACGCCGTAAACTCCAGCCATGGTGGTTATGTTCCTATTTTTTTAAGCGAGATAGGTATTTTATTCAGAAGAAATATCCTGCCCATTGATGTGGCCATCGTCAATGTCTCGCCCCCCGACATCCATGGTTATTGTACGCTGGGCACCTCTGTGGATGTAGCCAAACCGGCCGTAGAAATGGCAAAAGTGGTCATTGCCCAGATCAATCCACATATGCCCCGAACCCATGGCGATGGCATGGTCCATCTAAGCAAATTTGACCATGTAGTCGAATCCAATGACCCGCTACCTGAAGTGGATTACTCAAGCAAAATAGGAGAAAATGAACTAAAAATAGGCAATCATATCGCCGAGCTCATTGAGGATGGTTCTACCCTGCAGATGGGAATTGGCGCTATTCCTGATGCTGTTTTAGATGCACTGCACCATCATAAAGACCTTGGCGTACATACCGAGATGTTTTCCAATGGCATCATGGGATTAATGGACAGTGGCGCGCTCACCAATAAATACAAAGCCAAACATCCGGGCAAAGTGGTCACCTCCTTTGCGGTCGGCAACAAAGCACTCTATGACCGCATCAATGATAATCCTATCTTATCATTTCACGAAACTGCTTATGTAAATGACACCGCCGTCATCAGAAGAAACCCCAAAGTAATCTCCATAAATTCCTGCCTAGAAATGGACCTTACCGGTCAGGTATGTGCCGATTCTATTGGCACCTATCATTATTCAGGGGTCGGGGGCCAAATGGATTTCATGCGGGGTGCTGCCCTCTCGGAAGGAGGAAAACCCATCATGGCACTGTCGGCCACTACCAAGAAAGGAGCCTCCAAAATCGTCCCCTTTCTCCGGCAAGGAGCCGGTGTGGTCACCACGAGAGCACACATGCACTATGTCGTTACCGAATATGGCATAGCCTATCTATATGGCAAAAACCTCCGTCAAAGAGCCGTCGCCCTGATGAATATCGCAGCACCAGAACACCGGGAAGCCATAGAGGCATCCATCATTGATCGGTTTGGGTCAGTAAACCATCCCACTTCTTGA
- a CDS encoding methylmalonyl-CoA mutase family protein: protein MTQKVKAYKPKCHVRIVTAASLFDGHDAAINVMRRIIQSAGCEVIHLGHNRSVQEIVSCAIQEDVQAIAITSYQGGHTEFFKYMYDLLQEKKAGHIKIFGGGGGTILPEEINELHAYGICRIYSPDDGRSMGLQGMINDLVEQADFPLGEDLEGGVLPDRAHPEVIARWISAAENFPDAYQSTLENQVNEKSGKSVPVLGITGTGGAGKSSLVDELARRFLADFEEKHLAIISVDPSKRKTGGALLGDRIRMNAINDPRIYMRSLATRQANLSLSKHVKDAVDIVKMAGYDLVILETSGIGQSDTEVADHADLSLYVMTPEYGAASQLEKIDMLDFADVIALNKFDKRGAYDALRDVKKQFVRNHGLWDAKDDELPVIGTIASQFNDPGMNKLYRELMTRLATLEFSPIATPQMEESEKIFIIPPSRTRYLSEIVAENQRFEKWAREQKEVANRLYGLKKTLQTLQEEGADATLVESIEATYATVSAKLDPENQQWLEAWPDQVECYQKDDFIFSVREKEIRIKTHSTSLSGTSIPKVALPKYEAWGDLLQWKFKENVPGEFPFTAGVFPFKREGEDPTRMFAGEGGPERTNKRFHYVSKDMPAKRLSTAFDSVTLYGEDPGYRPDIYGKIGNSGVNICCLDDMKKLYSGFDLADPRTSVSMTINGPAATMTAFFMNTAIDQQCERYIHEHGLLEKVNAKIDAIYCEKGVERPTYQGDIPEGHDGLGLLLLGVTGDQVLPAEIYRAIKEETLTRVRGTVQADILKEDQAQNTCIFSTEFSLRLMGDVQQYFIEMGVRNFYSVSISGYHIAEAGANPITQLALTLSNGFTYVEYYVSRGMDVNAFAPNLSFFFSNGIDPEYAVIGRVARRIWAKAMKLTYGANERSQMLKYHIQTSGRSLHAQEIDFNDIRTTLQALYAIYDNCNSLHTNAYDEAITTPTEASVRRAMAIQLIINKELGLAKNENPLQGAFIIEELTDLVEEAVYAEFERITERGGVLGAMETMYQRGKIQEESLHYETLKHSGTYPIIGVNTFLSSAGSPTVIPGEVIRATNEEKEEQIKALENLHRKYKFQSTVLLNDLKQAAVDNENLFSKLMEAAKHCSLGQITHALYEVGGQYRRNM, encoded by the coding sequence ATGACCCAAAAAGTAAAAGCTTACAAACCCAAGTGTCATGTCAGGATAGTTACTGCAGCCTCTCTTTTTGATGGTCACGATGCGGCGATTAACGTTATGAGAAGGATTATCCAGTCTGCCGGCTGTGAGGTGATTCATTTGGGGCATAATCGGTCTGTTCAGGAAATTGTTTCCTGTGCTATCCAAGAAGATGTACAAGCGATAGCGATCACGTCTTACCAAGGAGGGCACACCGAGTTTTTCAAATACATGTACGACCTTCTCCAAGAAAAGAAAGCAGGGCATATCAAGATTTTTGGCGGTGGGGGAGGAACCATCCTTCCGGAAGAAATCAATGAGCTCCATGCATACGGGATCTGTAGGATTTATTCCCCAGATGATGGAAGGTCAATGGGACTACAAGGGATGATCAATGACCTCGTGGAGCAAGCGGATTTTCCTTTAGGGGAAGATTTAGAAGGAGGTGTTTTACCGGATAGGGCCCATCCAGAAGTAATAGCCCGTTGGATTTCTGCAGCAGAGAATTTTCCCGATGCCTACCAATCAACCTTGGAAAATCAAGTAAATGAAAAAAGCGGCAAGTCTGTACCGGTATTAGGAATTACGGGTACGGGAGGAGCAGGGAAGTCTTCTTTGGTAGATGAGTTGGCCAGGAGATTTCTGGCTGATTTTGAAGAGAAGCATTTGGCAATTATTTCAGTAGATCCCTCCAAAAGGAAGACAGGGGGAGCACTTTTGGGAGATCGGATCAGGATGAACGCGATCAATGACCCTCGGATTTATATGCGTTCACTGGCTACACGTCAGGCCAATCTGTCCCTGTCCAAACACGTGAAAGATGCGGTGGATATTGTGAAAATGGCCGGGTACGATTTGGTGATCTTGGAAACATCAGGTATCGGCCAATCCGACACAGAGGTGGCCGATCATGCGGACCTTTCCCTGTACGTGATGACGCCCGAATATGGGGCCGCTTCCCAGCTAGAAAAAATTGACATGTTGGACTTTGCTGATGTGATCGCGTTGAACAAATTTGACAAGAGGGGCGCGTATGATGCCCTGAGGGATGTCAAAAAGCAGTTTGTGCGAAACCATGGTCTTTGGGATGCGAAGGATGATGAACTACCGGTGATTGGTACCATTGCGTCGCAGTTTAACGATCCAGGTATGAATAAGCTCTATCGGGAGCTGATGACCAGGCTGGCTACACTTGAATTTTCGCCCATAGCAACCCCACAAATGGAAGAATCAGAAAAGATTTTTATCATTCCGCCTTCTAGGACGAGGTACCTGTCCGAAATAGTGGCCGAAAATCAACGCTTCGAAAAATGGGCCAGAGAGCAGAAGGAAGTTGCCAATCGCCTATATGGGCTCAAAAAAACACTGCAAACGCTTCAAGAGGAAGGAGCAGATGCTACCTTGGTGGAAAGTATAGAGGCTACTTATGCCACCGTTTCCGCAAAATTGGATCCTGAAAATCAACAGTGGCTTGAAGCTTGGCCGGACCAGGTAGAATGTTACCAAAAAGATGACTTTATATTTTCTGTGCGGGAAAAGGAAATCCGCATAAAAACCCATTCCACTTCCCTTTCGGGAACCAGTATTCCTAAAGTGGCGCTTCCCAAGTATGAGGCTTGGGGAGATTTGCTTCAGTGGAAATTTAAGGAGAACGTCCCGGGGGAATTTCCCTTTACGGCAGGGGTTTTCCCTTTTAAGCGTGAGGGTGAGGATCCCACTCGGATGTTTGCTGGTGAAGGCGGACCGGAGCGCACAAACAAACGCTTCCATTACGTCTCAAAAGACATGCCTGCCAAGCGGCTGTCGACGGCATTTGATTCGGTGACCCTTTACGGTGAGGATCCAGGCTACCGGCCAGACATATACGGTAAAATCGGCAATTCCGGAGTGAATATATGCTGTTTGGATGATATGAAAAAGCTGTATTCAGGCTTTGATCTGGCAGATCCGCGCACGTCGGTCTCCATGACCATCAATGGTCCAGCGGCAACGATGACGGCCTTTTTTATGAACACAGCGATCGATCAGCAATGTGAGCGATACATCCATGAGCATGGGCTGTTGGAGAAAGTGAATGCCAAAATTGATGCGATCTATTGTGAAAAAGGCGTGGAGCGCCCCACTTATCAAGGCGATATTCCAGAAGGCCATGATGGTCTTGGGCTATTGCTTTTGGGAGTGACAGGGGATCAGGTGCTGCCAGCAGAAATATACAGAGCTATAAAAGAAGAGACCCTGACCAGGGTGCGGGGAACCGTTCAGGCGGATATTCTGAAGGAAGACCAAGCGCAAAACACCTGTATCTTTTCTACGGAATTTTCGCTGCGGTTGATGGGCGATGTGCAGCAGTATTTCATTGAAATGGGAGTCCGTAATTTTTATTCCGTTTCTATTTCCGGCTATCACATCGCTGAGGCAGGAGCCAACCCTATTACGCAGCTGGCACTCACTCTTTCCAATGGATTCACTTACGTGGAGTATTATGTCTCTAGGGGAATGGATGTAAATGCATTTGCACCTAATTTGTCGTTTTTCTTTTCCAATGGCATTGACCCGGAATATGCAGTGATCGGAAGGGTTGCGCGTAGAATTTGGGCCAAGGCCATGAAACTAACATATGGAGCCAACGAACGTTCGCAGATGCTGAAATACCACATCCAGACGTCAGGAAGGTCGTTACACGCCCAGGAAATTGACTTTAATGACATCCGTACTACTTTACAGGCCTTGTACGCCATTTACGATAATTGCAATTCCCTGCATACCAACGCATACGATGAAGCCATTACGACACCTACCGAGGCTTCGGTGAGAAGGGCGATGGCTATCCAGTTGATCATTAATAAGGAGTTGGGCTTGGCGAAGAATGAAAATCCCCTTCAGGGAGCATTTATCATTGAAGAGCTTACCGATTTGGTGGAGGAAGCCGTTTATGCTGAGTTTGAACGGATCACCGAACGTGGAGGTGTACTTGGAGCTATGGAGACCATGTACCAAAGAGGAAAAATCCAGGAAGAAAGCCTCCATTATGAGACATTAAAACATTCCGGTACGTATCCTATAATAGGGGTGAACACGTTCCTGTCTTCTGCCGGATCTCCCACGGTGATTCCTGGCGAGGTGATCCGTGCCACTAATGAGGAAAAAGAAGAACAGATCAAGGCACTTGAAAATTTGCATAGGAAATATAAATTCCAATCCACAGTACTACTGAATGATTTAAAGCAGGCTGCTGTTGATAATGAAAACCTGTTTTCAAAGCTAATGGAAGCCGCAAAACATTGTTCACTGGGACAGATCACCCATGCACTCTATGAAGTAGGTGGACAATATCGCAGAAATATGTGA
- a CDS encoding OsmC family protein has product MAKRNVTVTMKADYEYEAVNPQGNKVQIDMYDPEKKQHQSPMDLVLSAVASCASVDAVLMMKKKRKTVEDFKVETEGDRNDGVPAFYKSIHMKFILTSADATEEEFAKVVKLSVDKYCSVSASLSADITYSSEVVKP; this is encoded by the coding sequence ATGGCAAAAAGAAACGTGACGGTTACGATGAAGGCGGATTATGAATACGAAGCAGTAAATCCGCAGGGAAATAAGGTGCAGATAGACATGTACGATCCCGAAAAGAAGCAACATCAGTCACCTATGGATTTGGTATTGTCAGCAGTGGCCAGCTGTGCTTCTGTGGATGCAGTGCTGATGATGAAGAAAAAAAGAAAGACAGTGGAAGATTTTAAAGTGGAAACAGAGGGTGATAGAAATGATGGCGTACCCGCTTTTTATAAAAGCATTCATATGAAATTTATCCTTACTTCAGCGGATGCTACAGAGGAGGAATTTGCTAAGGTAGTGAAGCTGTCAGTGGATAAATATTGTTCCGTTTCGGCTTCATTGAGTGCTGATATTACGTACAGTTCGGAGGTGGTCAAGCCATGA